GGCACTTTAGTAGATAGTACAGGCACGGTCATTGCGGATTCGCCGGGGGTCTTCACGTATGATCGCAGGGCTGCGCCTTTTGGTTTCAATGGCGGATTTTACTATGCCAAGTTATCGTATAGTTTCTAAACGCCAAAAACGCATGGCAATTTTCCAATCGCAGCTTCTCATATTTTTATTGCAGCTACTTACAAGATGTGCTAAATTGTAGCGAGATTTGCACACAACTTGAACCTAAAGGAGAACTTATTGAATGCCTCGAAATTTCTTAATCTTCTGCACAGCGGTGTTCCTTGTAGGTGCCGTTATTGCGCTGAACATCAACTCAGTCGAAAGCCAGAGTGATATGGTGCAGCGTGGAAAATATCTCGTGGATGGAGTGGGCGCGTGTGGACACTGCCACACACCCCGTGCGGGAGCCGAATATAATATGGATATGTATCTTGCCGGACACCCTGCGAATGCGCCTTATCCACGCTACAATTTCAGCATGATGCAACAAGGTATTTTTATCCTTACATCACCTCAAATGAGCGCGTTCTCCGGTCCGTTCGGAACAAGTTTTGCCTCAAATCTGACACCTGACAACGAGACTGGATTGGGTGAATGGACAGAGGAAATGTTCATCGGAGCAATGCGGACAGGACACCATCAAGGCGATATGAACAATCGTCAGATCTTCCCACCGATGCCAACCAAACATTACGGTCAGATGAACGATGAGGATCTCAAGGCAATTTGGGCATATCTCAGGACTATTAAGTCTGTCAAAAACGAGGTGAGTCCTCCCTTGAACCAACGGGGTCGTCCGTATTAATTAGCCGTCAGCCCTCTTCGCGAACCGCGATACGCGATACGCGAACCGTTACATCAGGAGACACATTTTATGACATCAGAAGAAAAATCAGTACGCATAGCAGTTGTCGGTATGGGTATCGGCAGACCCAATGGAGCTGCACTCGCCAGCAATCCGAGAGGCAACGTCGTCGCGCTCTGCGACCTCTTAGAAGATCGGATGAAAGATTTCGCCAAAGACCTACCGGACAAAGTTAAATTCTACACAGATTATAAAGAGATGTGCCAAGATAGTGACATCGACGCGGTGTTTGTTGGAACACCGAACCAGTGGCATGTCCCGATAGCATTAGAGGCAGTGCGGAATGGCAAACACGTCATGGTAACGAAACCTCTCGCTGATTCCGAAGAAGCAGCGCAACAACTGGTCACAGAAGCAGAGGCAGCAGGTGTCGTTAATATGATGTCGCTTTCCACGCGTTTTGGGAATGACAGCCAATATCTCGGCAACCTTGCACGCGACGACTATTTTGGCGAACTCTATTACGCTCGGGCCCGGAGTGTTCGTCGTAATGGTATCCCGGCATGGAACCTTGGCTTCATTAAAAAGGGTGGCGGTGCGTTCCGGGATATGGGTGTCCACGTCCTTGACGCAGCGTGGTGGATTCTCGGACTGCCGAAACCGATCGCCGTACTCGGTGCTGCTGGTGCGAAGTTCGGGCCGCGCGGGCGAGGCTATTGGAACCGCAGTCAACCCCCAAAAGAGACCTACGAACAGTATGAGGCGGACGACTACGCCGGGGGTTTCATCACCTTTGAAAATGGACTTGGCTTACAGGTTGAAAGTTTCTGGGCATCACACCAACCCGACGAGTTCCAAATTGAATTATTCGGAACGGATGCAGGCGCGACCCTAAAGCCATTGCGACTTTTTCGGACAGACGCATCCGGCACATCTGAGGACATAAATGTTAGCCTACCACCCGGTAAATATCAGAAATCGTGGGATGCCATCGCAGATCACTTCATTACGTGTATCTTAGACGACGTAAAGTGCAAGGCACCACTTCGCCACGGCTTGATTGTTCAGCAAATGATGGAAGGTTTGCTCAAAAGTGCTGAATCAGGACGTGAAGTTCAAATCGACGCATCTGAGGCTTAAAAAATGACTTTTGACATAGCAACACTTCGCAACGATTTCGCAAGAGATGGTTTCGCTATCGCACCGAACCTGTTCACACGCAGCGAAGTCCAACGGCTTAAATTAGAATGCATCGACATTCTGGAATCCGTTAAAGCAGAAACAGGCACAGTCGCTGGACACGGCGTTTATGTCGGTCTGGCTGTGCGGAGTCCGGTCTTTCAAACAGCAGTTGGTGATGCGCGGCTACTCGATATTTTGGAAGGGATTCTCGCACCGGATATCGAATTTCTGAGCGACAAGGTAGTTTTCAAGAGCGAAGCAATGACCTTCGCAAGCCCTTGGCACCAAGATTGGCACTATTGGCACGGCGCACATAAAGTCTCAATCTGGGTGGCTCTTGACGATGCGACTGTTGAAAACGGATGTCTCAAACTCTTCCCGGGTTCGCACAAATCTGCTATTGTCCATGATGGCGATGCCAGCGATGGACATGGGTTCGGAAACCGACTCCGCCCCGGAGTCGTTGATGAAGACCTTGCCGTTACAGCGGAAATTGAAGCAGGTGGTGCCGTCTTTTTCCACGACTTGACGCTGCATGCCAGTCATCCGAACCAATCTGGCGAAGAACGTTGGGTCTGGATACCTACATATCGCAACGCAAAAGCCGAGGACAATGACTATCCGTGGGCTGTTGCGGCGAAGGTTTTACGCGGCGAAAAATTAACTGAATGTAGCACAAACTGTTAGTTTGTGGCAAATGGAATCTACATAGGAAAAGGAAAAATTATTTATGTTTAAGAACCTGAGCACCGGTGCAATCGGCATCCGGGCAAACATGACAGAAGGCTTGGCATTAGCGAAAAATGCCGGTTTTGAAGGTCTCGACCTAAACATTGATGAAGCCAACCAACTCGCGCAAGAACATTCGGTTCAATACGTCAAAGACCTTTGGGCAGAAGCTGGTATTGCTATGGGTGGCTGGGGATTCGGGGTCAATTGGCGGGGTCCCGATGCTGACTATGATACCGGTTTAGCACAACTTCCCGAACGTGCAGCACTCGCCGCGGAACTCGGTTGTTATCGGACGACCACTGTCGTCGGACCCGCTTCAAATGACATGACCTTTCAGGAAAACTGGGATTTTTCTGTTAAACGCCTTCGACCTATCGCTGAGATTCTCAAAGAACACGGACACTCAATCGGGCTTGAGTTCATTGGACCGGCAACGAGCCGCGCAGGTTCCAAGTATCTTTTTGCTTATTCAATGGATGCGATGTTAGGACTCGCCGCTGCTGTTGGCACAGGGAACGTCGGACTCCTATTTGATACATGGCACTGGTACACCTGTCGTTCGGCTATAGACGATGTGCGCAAACTCTCTGTATCAGATGTCGTTTACGTCCACATCAATGACGCTCCAGCTGGCATTGACCCGTACGATCAGATCGACAACATCAGGTGCCTTCCCGCTGAAACTGGTGTAATCCCACTGACTGAATTGATGCAAATTCTGACGGAAATCGGTTATGAAGGACCCGTGACCCCTGAACCGTTCAGTCAAAAGGTAAACAACATGGAACCCGCAGACGCAGCGAAAGCCACAGCGGAATCGTTGGATCAGGTCTGGAAAAACGCAGGGCTGTAGGTAAATACATCCTCTGTTAGAAAGAGACTCAACATGAGACTTATTGATAAAGAGAGCATCCTCGCGATGACACACCTATGGGAAGGCGATCGGTTCCCTGATGGACGACCGCGCGTTCCCGATGATATTCTCCAACGCATGAAAGCGATTAGCATCGAACAGGCGTGGGGTGTTCTGAATGGCAATAACTATAAATTCCAATTCGCTGGCGATTGGATGAATCTCCATCCAGACCGAATTCTGGTGGGTAGAGCGGTGACGTGTGCTTTTGTGCCGATTCGACCTGACTTTAACGACGCTATCTCTGCACAAGGCGAAAAAGATGGATGCGTCGGTGGGCAAAACTCGTGGGTTATTGATACACTCGTCCGCGATGATGTCATTGTCGTTGACCTTTTTGGTAAGGTCAAGGACGGCACCTTTGCGGGTGACAACCTCGGCAATTCCATCTTTGCGAAAACAGGAACGGGGATGGTCATTGACGGCGGTATCCGCGACCTGGACGGCATTTATGAGTTACCTGATTTTGCGACGTTTGTGCGCGGTGTAGATCCGACAGGTATCGCAAACGTCACACTGACCGGTATTAATATCCCGATTCGTATTGCGGAGGCGACGGTTTTACCGGGTGACGTAGTTTTAGGGAGGCGCGGCGGGATTATTTTTATTCCGCCACATTTCGCGCAACAAGTCGTTGAACGCGGCGAAGAGGTGGCTCTCCGAGACCGGTTTGGACATCAACGGTTGCGTGAAGGTGTCTATACCCCAGGTGAAATAGATCGGAAATGGTCTGAAGAGATTGAGGCAGATTTTGCGAAATGGCGTGAGGAGCAGGAATGAGGTATGTCTGAATCAGTACTTGCAGGATT
This genomic stretch from Candidatus Poribacteria bacterium harbors:
- a CDS encoding phytanoyl-CoA dioxygenase family protein, producing the protein MTFDIATLRNDFARDGFAIAPNLFTRSEVQRLKLECIDILESVKAETGTVAGHGVYVGLAVRSPVFQTAVGDARLLDILEGILAPDIEFLSDKVVFKSEAMTFASPWHQDWHYWHGAHKVSIWVALDDATVENGCLKLFPGSHKSAIVHDGDASDGHGFGNRLRPGVVDEDLAVTAEIEAGGAVFFHDLTLHASHPNQSGEERWVWIPTYRNAKAEDNDYPWAVAAKVLRGEKLTECSTNC
- a CDS encoding RraA family protein, which codes for MRLIDKESILAMTHLWEGDRFPDGRPRVPDDILQRMKAISIEQAWGVLNGNNYKFQFAGDWMNLHPDRILVGRAVTCAFVPIRPDFNDAISAQGEKDGCVGGQNSWVIDTLVRDDVIVVDLFGKVKDGTFAGDNLGNSIFAKTGTGMVIDGGIRDLDGIYELPDFATFVRGVDPTGIANVTLTGINIPIRIAEATVLPGDVVLGRRGGIIFIPPHFAQQVVERGEEVALRDRFGHQRLREGVYTPGEIDRKWSEEIEADFAKWREEQE
- a CDS encoding c-type cytochrome, translated to MPRNFLIFCTAVFLVGAVIALNINSVESQSDMVQRGKYLVDGVGACGHCHTPRAGAEYNMDMYLAGHPANAPYPRYNFSMMQQGIFILTSPQMSAFSGPFGTSFASNLTPDNETGLGEWTEEMFIGAMRTGHHQGDMNNRQIFPPMPTKHYGQMNDEDLKAIWAYLRTIKSVKNEVSPPLNQRGRPY
- a CDS encoding sugar phosphate isomerase/epimerase, whose protein sequence is MFKNLSTGAIGIRANMTEGLALAKNAGFEGLDLNIDEANQLAQEHSVQYVKDLWAEAGIAMGGWGFGVNWRGPDADYDTGLAQLPERAALAAELGCYRTTTVVGPASNDMTFQENWDFSVKRLRPIAEILKEHGHSIGLEFIGPATSRAGSKYLFAYSMDAMLGLAAAVGTGNVGLLFDTWHWYTCRSAIDDVRKLSVSDVVYVHINDAPAGIDPYDQIDNIRCLPAETGVIPLTELMQILTEIGYEGPVTPEPFSQKVNNMEPADAAKATAESLDQVWKNAGL
- a CDS encoding Gfo/Idh/MocA family oxidoreductase — its product is MTSEEKSVRIAVVGMGIGRPNGAALASNPRGNVVALCDLLEDRMKDFAKDLPDKVKFYTDYKEMCQDSDIDAVFVGTPNQWHVPIALEAVRNGKHVMVTKPLADSEEAAQQLVTEAEAAGVVNMMSLSTRFGNDSQYLGNLARDDYFGELYYARARSVRRNGIPAWNLGFIKKGGGAFRDMGVHVLDAAWWILGLPKPIAVLGAAGAKFGPRGRGYWNRSQPPKETYEQYEADDYAGGFITFENGLGLQVESFWASHQPDEFQIELFGTDAGATLKPLRLFRTDASGTSEDINVSLPPGKYQKSWDAIADHFITCILDDVKCKAPLRHGLIVQQMMEGLLKSAESGREVQIDASEA